The stretch of DNA ATCATCTCAATGGGAGGAACCTTCCAACGTTTGCACGATCAGGGACACGATGTACATGTGGGTTACCAAACATCAGGAAACATTGCCGTAGCAGATGATGAAGCACTTCGATTTGCGGAATTTGTGGTAAACTTTAACAACAAATTTGGCTTTGATAATACAAATGCCGGTAAAATTTACAGCGATATTTCATCTTATTTAAAAGCCAAAAAAACAGCACAAATCGATCCGCAAGAACTACGTCAGATCAAAGGAATGATGCGTGTAGGTGAGGCAAAAGCGACTTGTCGTTTTGTGGGAATTCCTGAAGAAAATGCTCACTTCATGAATTTACCTTTCTATGAAACCGGTGCTGTTCAGAAAAACCCTCCTACCGATGCTGATATTAATATCACCATGGACTTAATCAAGTCTATTAAACCACAACAGATTTTTGCTGCCGGCGACTTAGCTGATCCGCATGGTACACACAAAGTTTGTTTGGATGTTATTTTTGAAGCATTAAGACGTTTAAAAGCAGATCCTGCGAATGCAGAGTGGATTAAAGATTGTTGGTTATGGTTATATCGCGGAGCTTGGGCTGAGTGGGATATTCATGAAATCGAAATGGCTGTTCCGATGAGTCCTGAACAAGTGCTTATCAAGCGTTTCGGAATCTGGAAGCACCAATCACAAAAAGATGGTGTTGTGTTCCAGGGACAAGATGCCCGTGAGTTCTGGCAACGCGCAGAAGAGCGTAACAGCGCCACCGCTCAATTATATAATCAGTTAGGTTTAGCTGATTATGCAGCGATGGAAGCCTTTGTAAGATGGCATTATTAAGAGTTTATGTAAACAAGATTTATATTCCAATGCCCTCGTTGTTATAACGAGGGCATTTTTAATGTTAATTAATTGTTTTATTATTAACCAATTGGTTATTATTGATAAAAATTTATAATTATAATTTCAAAGACAATGCAAGCATCCGCTTCAGAACCAAAACCCAGACTGCTTTCTTTGGATGTATTCAGAGGTGCCACTGTGGCTGCCATGATACTAGTAAATAATCCAGGAAGTTGGTCAAACATTTACGCGCCGTTAGAACATGCAAAATGGAATGGTTGTACGCCTACCGATCTTATTTTTCCATTTTTTTTATTTATTGTAGGTATTTCAATTGCTTATGCCTTATCCGGTAAGAAAAGCAGACCCGAAGAGCACAGTGCAGCTATCAAAAGCATTACCATCAGAAGCCTAAAGCTTTTCGGCTTAGGACTAATACTTGCCCTCTTTCCGATTGTTTATTTTGACAAGTTTGGAGAAGTTGACGTTTGGGATCAAATTGTGATGAGATTTTCGGGCGTTAGAATTATGGGCGTGTTGCAACGTATTGGCATTGTATTTTTTATTGCCGGAATCATCTTCATAAAAGCTAAACCTAAAACGATTGCATGGACTGCGGGAAGTTTATTAGTGATTTATTACCTGCTAATGACCTTTGTTCCGGTTCCGGGAGTTGGTTATGCTAACCTTGAGCCTGAAACCAATTTGGGAGCCTGGATAGATCGATTAATTCTTACTACCGACCATTTATGGAAACAGTCAAAAACTTGGGATCCTGAAGGGTTATTAGGCACGATCCCTGCTGTTGCTACAGGCCTGTTGGGAACACTGTGTGGTACCTGGATGAAAAAGCCAATGGATAATGCGCTAAAAATAACTTGGTTGTTTGTATTCGCCGCTTTTGGTATTGCTGCCGGATTAGTCTGGGATCTATTCTTTCCAATCAACAAATCACTTTGGACAAGCTCTTTTGTATTATACACAGCCGGATTAGGCTCCGCTTTCTTTGCTGTATTATACTGGCTTATTGATGTGCAAGGTTATAAACGTTATACCACTCCATTTGTAGCTTTCGGGGTTAATGCTATTACCGCATTTTTCTTGTCAGGGATTTTGGTAAAAACACTAAGCCTGATCAAATTAAAAGATGCCGCAGGAAAATTGATAAATCTTCAATCTTATTTTTATAATACCTGCATTGTTCCATTCTTTTCTCCTCTAAATGCATCATTAGTGTATGCAATTGTATGGGTGTTATGTTTTATGGCATTGATGATGTACATGTATAAAAAGAAGATCATCATCAAGGTTTAATAGTTATATTCCTCAAAATTGAAGCGGCTGATAGTTGTTTAATTATCAGCCGCTTTAATTTTATTTTCTCAATAATAATGGCTAAATTTTCTTACATTCTTTTTAGCCATGAAACGTTTATTCGCTCTTTTTTTTGCGTTTCTTTTTTTAATTAATATAGGCAAATGCCAGGTGGTCATCTATGGATTTACTTTTAATTCAAAAGATAAATCCGTGGTGCCTTACGCTAGCGTTGAACTGTATGACCAAAGCAAGGGAACTTTGAGTAATGATAACGGTCATTTTGAACTTCATATAGATAGCTTACCCACTGTAATTAAAGTTTCGTGCCTGGGTTTTGAAAGTAAAATCATCCCTATTCCAGATACTTCATTTCTAAGTATTTCATTAGTTCCAACAGTAATCCGGTTAAAAGAAGTACAAGTACACTACACCGATGTTATTTCCAAGTTAGTTGATAAGGCACGTGAGAAGGCGCTTAAGACGCGACGGAATCAGCTAACCGGACGAGCATTTTATCGTCAATTCAATAATAACGATTCTGTTTGCACGGAAGTTCTTGAATCATTCTATAATATCTGCACAAACAATAACGGAATTAGAGGTTGGGAACTCACCCAAGCTCGTTATGGAATAAAGGACGTAGATACTGGTAATAGAGTTTACGTATATAACCAGTCGACACTGACCCGTTTCCTGAAAGTATATTCTGATGCCACCTATGGATTGGAAATCACTCAGCCTGTTGTTAATACACGAAATGAAAGGGTGATCTATGAACTGCTCAATCAATACAATGATCCTGTGAGTGGACAAAAAATATCAGAATTAGGATTCCATTCCGCTAAAAACAAGCATGATAGTACTTATGGGAAGATTTATATTGATGAAGATAGTTATGATATTTTAAAAGTAGTCGGGACATATATCGACAAAGACAATAGATTGATTGAGCCGAGCGGTTGGGAGCGTGAATATATGGAAACGATAAAAAACACCCGTTTTGACTACGAAGTAAGGTTTAAAAAGATAGATGATTTTGTTGTACTGGATTATCTGAAAACTAAAGTTTCCTTATTTACAATTTACAAGAAGCGTAAGATAAATCTTGTCTCCGAAGGTTTTCTATATGTTTATGAAATTGATCCGACATTGAGGTTTCATGACATGAATCCTGAAGCACATGATTATGAAAGCATAAAAAAAACGCCTTATGATCCGGTATTTTGGTTTAATAACCCGATCATAAAGCGTAATCCACTCGAGCAAAAACTTATTTCAGAATTCGAAAAAGAAAATATTATCGGTAATCTGCTTAATTGACCGGCAAGGATATAACACAGTAGTCTGTACTTTCATTTTGCATACGGTCTAAGCTCGTGACGATATAAATATAATTTTGCTTGGTTTTAGGCTCTGTATCAATGAACGTTGTTTGATCGTAAACAATTCCAATGATTTTACGAGGATCATTTGCATCAAATGGTTCCCCTTGCGTTATTCTATAGATCACATAACCCCTTGCAGTGTCACCATCGATCGCTTTTTCAGGAGTTTCCCAGGTTAATTTAACGACGCCTGGATTCGTTTGTTCTGCCGCAAGGTGCTGAGGGGCATGCGGCGGTATGCTATCTATCCAAGGCATTGTTGGAAGTAATGCCGGATAACGGTAATAATTTTTTCGCAATGTATCGGTAAAACCCATTGGATTTCGAATCAGTGATTTTGAACTAAAGTACACCTGTCCATAGATATCTTCATACTCTCTTGTAAATTTTATCTGATCAGACATATGCATTGGCCTTCTCCAAGCAGGATCGCTTCCAATTCTATAGGCGCCAATTCCGATATAGATATGCCTGCCAAAAGCGTTTGCTGCCCACCATTCACTAATGGTTTCAAAATCAGCCCTAGGATGCCCTATGTTGAAGTAAACTTGTGGAACCATATAATCTATCCAGCCTTCTTCAAGCCACTTGCGTGAGTCTGCAAACTGGTTGTAATAAGATGCTCCTCCCCGGGTATCAGAGCCATCCGGGTCCTGAGTTGAGTTTTTCCAAATTCCAAACGGACTGATTCCAAATTTAACGTATGGTTTTACGGCTGCAATACTATCATGTACCATTGCTATCAGCAAATCCACGTTATTTCTGCGCCAGTCTTCAATAGTAGAGAATCCGTTAGGGTATTTTTTAAAAGTGTTCCAATCCGCTATGTATTGTCCCGCCTCTGGATAAGGATAAAAGTAGTCGTCAAAATGAATTCCATCCACATCATAGTTTCTCACTACGTCCATGATAACAGAAGCAATGTACTGACGGACTTCAGGGATACCTGGATTAAACAATAACTGACCGCCGTAATTGAAAAACCACTCTGGTTTTTGTTTGGTGATATGATTATAGGCTACACTCTTGGCACTTTTGTGAGTTGCCCGATATGGGTTAAACCATGCATGGAGCTCCATCCCTCGTTTGTGACATTCATTAACCATGAACTCCAGTGGATCGTATGCAGGGTATGGAGCACGACCTTGCTGACCCGTTAACCATGATGACCAAGGCTCTCTACTTTTAGCATAAAAAGCGTCAGCAGCAGGCCTTACTTGTCCGAAGATTGCATTTATCCCCGTTCTTTTATGATGATCCAACAGGTATTTGAACTCATCCTGTTGTTCCGTTGCCGATAAATTGCTAGTACTTGGCCAGTCAATATTGGCAACTGTGGCTACCCAAACGCCACGAAGTTCTCTTTTTATTGGATAATTAGTTTGTGAAAAAGCTTGTTTAAAATTACAAAATGTTAAAACCGCTATTAGGACAGGTATTAGTATTTTCTTCATTATTATCTCCTACGTTCAATCGGGTAAGTCATGTTTTCCGGCTCTACACACTGCGTGGAAAACATTGCCCAATTTATTGAAACCTTGTTAGTAAACAACAGTATAAATGCTTAAAATGCAATGGCATTAAACTTGTAACACCTCTGTAAGCTCAATTTAAACTTTAAAAAAGTGCATTTATTGTTGAGTCGCAAAAGTATGCAAACATTACGAGTTTTATTTTGATAATTAATACTAAAAAAAGATAAACAGTTAGCTTATTAAAGAGGGAACCACTAAAACTAATTTATAATGGAAAATACAATGACTACTGACGAATCAAAATCTAAAAATTGGATTTACATTCTTGCCGGCATTATCGTTCTTTTACTTGGAGCAAATGCCTATTTGTTTTTGAATAAGAATGAGAAAGAGGCGAAATTAATTACTATCACTGATGAAAAATTATCACTTCAGTTAGAGCTTGAAAAACTTAAGACAGAACTTAATACAGTTAAGTCTTCTAATCAGACTTTAACAACTGACTTAGAGGCAAAAGAAAAAGAACTTACTGCTAAGATCGATGAACTTGAGGTGGCTTTACGTAACGGTAAGTTATCAGCAGCTCAGTTATCTAAAACTAAGAAAGAAATCAGCGCATTGAGAGAGACTATCAATCAATATGTTGCTGAGATCGAAACTTTAAAGCAGGAAAAAGAGCAGTTAACGGCAGAGAATACCACGCTTAAAACTACTGTTGAGGAGTCCAATAAGAAAAATACGGACTTAACTTCTCAAAACACTGAGTTAAGTAATAAAGTTACTTTGGCTTCAATGTTGAAAGCTTCTTCTGTAAATTCTAAAACTTTCAAACGCAAAAGCAGCGGACGTTTTGTTGATAACGTAAAAGCTAAAAACGTTGATAAGTTAGTTTCTGAGTTTGCGGTAGCTCCGAATGATTTAGCAGCTGAAGGCCCTTATATGGTATTCATGCAAATTGTTGACCCAAGTGGAAAGGTACTTTCTACCGGTGCTGCAAGCGAAACTCCTAAAGATTTAGTAATCGGTGGTGAAAAAGTTCAATACACTACTTCAACCACAATGGTATATGCTAAAAATAATCCAAACTATGCTATTGAGTATTTGAATAGCGAAGGATGGGGAGCAGGTACTTACACTGTAAACTTATATACTGAAGGTTCAAAATTAGGTTCATCAACCTTCACCTTAAAATAAAGTTAACTAAACCTGGTATAAAAAAAATAAGCGAGCTATTTAGCTCGCTTATTTTTTTTATACCTTTTCTATTTAAATATGTCCATTCTTAACAACCGGAAGGTTAATGTAGAATGTTGTGCCTACTCCTGATACTGAATTGAAGCGTATCATTCCACCTGCATTTTCAATCGAGTTTTTAACAAAAGCAAGTCCGATACCCATTCCTGAACTCTTGGTAGTAAAGTTTGGCGTAAATACCTTTTCTCTCATTTCATCAGCAATACCACTTCCTGTATCAGAGATCGTAATAGAAACTTCATTTTCAGAACCGGTTAAGTCGATCATAATTATGCCTTTTTCATTTGTAGGCATTGCTTGGAGTGCATTTTTTACCAGATTGTTAAATGAGCGTAACAACTGATCTTTATCGGCATATACATTTGTATTAGTGTAATTCCAAGATCGGAACGTTACATCGGCACTATCGGTTTCCTTGAATATATTAACCGTTTGTTCCAATATTTCTTTAACATCAAACACTTCATTTCGTGTTTCGGGCATCTTTGCAAAGCTTGAAAACTCTGAAGCAATGAACGAAAGACTGTCGATTTGCTGGATAAAGCTTTTACTAAATTTTTCAAATTTTTGATCAAAGTTCGGATCCTTATCCCTCCAGGAACGCTCTAGGTGCTGAATGCCCAAGCGCAAGGGTGTAAGAGGGTTTTTGATCTCATGTGCTATTTGCTTGGCCATTTCCTTCCAGGCGTTCTCCCGTTCAGACATAGCCAGTTTATGGGCGCTTAACTCCAACGCAGAAATCATATTGTTATATTCCTGCACCATCGCCCCTATTTCATCATTACTCTCCCATTCAATAGGTGTATTCTTACCTATTTGGGTAGTTTTAAAATTCTGCAACAGCATGGCTAGAGGGGCTGTAATAGAATTGGCAAACACAAAAGCTATAATACCAATGGCCAGGAATACAAAGGAATAGACATTGATAATGGAACTCAAAAACGATGAGATTTTCGTTTTGTAATCTTGTTCATTCTCAAAATAAGGGATGTTGATATACCCTAATATCTTATTACGCGAATTAAGAATTGGGGCATACGCTGATATGTAATTTAATTTGCCCAATTGTTCTTCTTCTGTAATGTATTCTGTGAAACCGTTTTCATCAATGTCATAAAAAGGTTTGGGGTTGATGTATTCGGAAACAAGTCCCCTGTCGAATAACTTTGGTTGTGTTGAACGAATCAGGTGTCCATCAGGACCGTATAGATTAACGTCGGAGGAACTTACTTCTGCAAACGACGCGAATTTCATTGGGAACTCATCATTAATTACCAAGGTGTCATTTTGAATCAGTTGAGCGTTAAAG from Solitalea canadensis DSM 3403 encodes:
- a CDS encoding carboxypeptidase-like regulatory domain-containing protein; this encodes MKRLFALFFAFLFLINIGKCQVVIYGFTFNSKDKSVVPYASVELYDQSKGTLSNDNGHFELHIDSLPTVIKVSCLGFESKIIPIPDTSFLSISLVPTVIRLKEVQVHYTDVISKLVDKAREKALKTRRNQLTGRAFYRQFNNNDSVCTEVLESFYNICTNNNGIRGWELTQARYGIKDVDTGNRVYVYNQSTLTRFLKVYSDATYGLEITQPVVNTRNERVIYELLNQYNDPVSGQKISELGFHSAKNKHDSTYGKIYIDEDSYDILKVVGTYIDKDNRLIEPSGWEREYMETIKNTRFDYEVRFKKIDDFVVLDYLKTKVSLFTIYKKRKINLVSEGFLYVYEIDPTLRFHDMNPEAHDYESIKKTPYDPVFWFNNPIIKRNPLEQKLISEFEKENIIGNLLN
- a CDS encoding glycoside hydrolase family 10 protein, whose amino-acid sequence is MKKILIPVLIAVLTFCNFKQAFSQTNYPIKRELRGVWVATVANIDWPSTSNLSATEQQDEFKYLLDHHKRTGINAIFGQVRPAADAFYAKSREPWSSWLTGQQGRAPYPAYDPLEFMVNECHKRGMELHAWFNPYRATHKSAKSVAYNHITKQKPEWFFNYGGQLLFNPGIPEVRQYIASVIMDVVRNYDVDGIHFDDYFYPYPEAGQYIADWNTFKKYPNGFSTIEDWRRNNVDLLIAMVHDSIAAVKPYVKFGISPFGIWKNSTQDPDGSDTRGGASYYNQFADSRKWLEEGWIDYMVPQVYFNIGHPRADFETISEWWAANAFGRHIYIGIGAYRIGSDPAWRRPMHMSDQIKFTREYEDIYGQVYFSSKSLIRNPMGFTDTLRKNYYRYPALLPTMPWIDSIPPHAPQHLAAEQTNPGVVKLTWETPEKAIDGDTARGYVIYRITQGEPFDANDPRKIIGIVYDQTTFIDTEPKTKQNYIYIVTSLDRMQNESTDYCVISLPVN
- a CDS encoding acyltransferase family protein; this translates as MQASASEPKPRLLSLDVFRGATVAAMILVNNPGSWSNIYAPLEHAKWNGCTPTDLIFPFFLFIVGISIAYALSGKKSRPEEHSAAIKSITIRSLKLFGLGLILALFPIVYFDKFGEVDVWDQIVMRFSGVRIMGVLQRIGIVFFIAGIIFIKAKPKTIAWTAGSLLVIYYLLMTFVPVPGVGYANLEPETNLGAWIDRLILTTDHLWKQSKTWDPEGLLGTIPAVATGLLGTLCGTWMKKPMDNALKITWLFVFAAFGIAAGLVWDLFFPINKSLWTSSFVLYTAGLGSAFFAVLYWLIDVQGYKRYTTPFVAFGVNAITAFFLSGILVKTLSLIKLKDAAGKLINLQSYFYNTCIVPFFSPLNASLVYAIVWVLCFMALMMYMYKKKIIIKV